The following is a genomic window from Cygnus atratus isolate AKBS03 ecotype Queensland, Australia chromosome 8, CAtr_DNAZoo_HiC_assembly, whole genome shotgun sequence.
ccacTAGTCAAGCTAGAGTTAAGATTTTCTGTGTATCAGTGTCTACATcatcagtttaaaacaaatgtaaacacTGTGTTGCATAGAACCTGAAAAGTTGCActaatttttaatcttttttgttttgtttctttggaaataattcttttatattcacataaagatttttaaaattaatttactggTGTCTTTATTCCAAGCAATGCCTTTAATGGTCCCTAGCTGCTGTAAGTATCCGTACTTGTAGGCAACACATGAAGTGACTCTGCATGTTGTTACAGTCACACTGTCCCAAATGTCCCATTGTGTGATACGTGTCTTACAGCAGCAAATCTGAGGAGTGCTGCCTTCGCCTTGTCTTTTCAGCTTGTTCCAGCTTACAGTTCTTCTTTTATGTCGAGCTGGTTCCCTCTCCTCAACTGGCTGGCAGTCATCTGAAGTGGAGAGGCTAAAGCCTGCTACAAACGACCTGTCAAATGACTTACGTAATTGCTTATAGCTACTGAAACAAGTTCAGATCCCTGCATGCTGTCCTCAGCCACACCATAGAGAACACTGATGAACAGGTACCTGCTTCCGCAACCCCTGGCCCATTTTTGTTTGGAGAAGAAAACTGACTGCTCTCTTCAGTCTGTGTTGCAGGTTGTTAGTTGGACAACTTCCCTGTTCCTGAGCCCTAACCTCAACCTAGAAGTGAGACTGAGACCAGGCAGCCACTCAGGGCTCTAGCatgaagagcagcagggagaaagTGGCAAATTTCCTTCAGGTGCCTTGTTGCAGACCTGCTTTTACCACAgagcttgatttttcttttctctgaactgTGATCCTTGGCCTGAGCAGCCTGACATGTAAGCAAACACTTGTATTGCCTGTTATCCATGAGGAGGGGGAGCTGAGGGATATCCTGATGCAGAAGGGTCTTTGTGCTGGTAGAGATGTCCCAGTGAGGGTGAAGCAAATGGCCAGATACAGAAGAATCTCTCtcttttgtgtgcatgtgtgttatTTCTAAGACAGGActtaagaacattttcagagaacaaGACTGCAGGTGTTTATttgagggagaagggaaggaaagaggttATCAGCTGCACAGGAAGCCTGAGCCAAGCTGCAGGATGTTTTCAGCCAGTATCTGTGGCTCAGCTTgaggggagctgctgtgggCACACACTGGGAGCCACCGCTGCCTTCCTGAGCAGGGGAGGAACGAGCAGAGCAAGGGATGCTGTGTGCAGGGGGGCTGGCTTCCAGGTGCTTGTTTACCCAAAGCAGCATCCAAGTCAGGCTGCCTGGCCCTGGGACCCTGTTTGCTTACACCTTTTCTGGTAGCTCCTTCAGAGACGAGCGCTGCAGCAAGAGGCTTGCATTTTGAGGTGATGGATGTCCCTGGAAGAGAGCCGCAGCAGTACGGACCCCGGTGCAGAGAAGGGGTGGGGGTGAGGTCAGCCACCGTGTGAGATGGTttaggggtgggggggggaacaTGTAAGGAGCCACTGTGCAGAACAGTCATGTGAAATGTGCTCCGTGCTCAGAGCTTTACTTACCAAATGGAGAcctggaggggaaggaagcCTTTGTATATAGCAGCAGCCTGGGAAAGGAAACTGGAAACTGAGccaaggaggagggggaaaaaaaaaacctgacacCTGCAGACTGGTAGTGCTTTGGGAGTAATGTGCACAAGAGAAACATCACTGCTCCCACCTCCCTTTTCCAGTTGATTCTAGGCATTGAGCCCACTTCaacccttccttcccctttttgcTCTcataaggaaggaaaagagagaacatAAGGTCCGGAAAATCAAAGGAACTTCCCTGTTTCTGTTGTGAAGGGAAGATGCGGGAGAGTCTCGCTTGGGAGCAGGACAGGAGGGCTGCTGGCACGAgggtgtggggagaggagggtcAGGGTTGTCTTATTCTGCTTCTGGTAGGCGCCTGGTCAAGTCTACATCTTAAAAAAtaggttggttggttggtttctACTGTATGCGCTCACATCTGTCTTAACAGAGCTGTAAAACAGGAGCCTCAAGTGCCAGAAATGACATCTTAGTTCAACCTGTTGTCTTCCTCCTGACTGTGTCTGCCACAGAAAATGagaggctggggcagagcctCCCTGCCAAGTCCTGCGCTCAAAGGAGCCTTGCCAGAAGCGGTGTTCACCCACTGTCATTTCTGCGTTGTTGTGTGGCTGTGCTTGGGTACAGTGTGCAGGTCTGCAGTGTCAGCTCAGCATTCCTCATTGCCTCCTCTCCGTGTGTGAAGGAGAAAGCTCAGGTTTGGAGAGAgaggtgggggggaaaaaaaaaaaaaaaaaaaccacctggGCATTACCACTTGCAtgaaaaaagatgcttttaagTTCTTAGGGGGGTGACTGAATTCCCAGAAgagatgcagggaaaaaaaaaaaagcttcctctGGgaacacgtgcacacacacaagtgCTCTGGGAAAAATTGGTGCTGagaaaatgaacaggaaaagatTGCTCTGTCCTTGCTTCCTCAGCAGGCGCCGGGGAGCTGGAGGTACGTTTTGGTGGTGCTGCGCTGTGCCCTGGCTCCCTGCCAGGcatcctggtcctgctgccccGAGCTGCGGCTCCTTGTGCCTGGGGCCTCGCTGGGCACAGCCCTTCTGAGCCGATGTACGACTGGCGTTAACCCTCAGCCAGTCCTGGGACACTTTCGCCGGGCGTGTGGTGGTTTTAAATAACGATAACTTGCCACCAGTGTTTTCCAGGGGCCCTTCTGTCCATTGGACTGAGTGCAGCAGGCTCAGTTGTGCGTCCTGCTGGAgctcccccctccaccccgtGCGTGCCAGCCCCTTTACAACGCAGAGCAGGTAAAGGGGGATGAGTTAGCATGTTCTAGGAGGCAGGACCCACAACTTCTGTAGCTACAGATGCAGATTTTATAGAGAGAAGTCGGAAGCAGAGGGCACTGCCTGTGCTCTGTGTGGGTGTCACACCATTAATTACTGTGGTGTGCCAGAACCCAGCCACAGGCTTTTGTAGTTTTCCTGCTGGCTCACTCATGTTGTTAGGGTCATTCATATTCATCAGGCCTGCGTGAATTGCCTTCACTGTTCGTGTGCCAACCTCTCTGCTAACGGAGAGCAGTGCTGCGGTGGTGCGTGTGGGCACTGCGCAGCTCAGCGCCGCTCTGTGCGGCCACCTCTACCcgggtgtccccatcccccAGAGCGCTGGCATGACTGGTGGCTACAGACAGTGCTGGGAAGTGCCtgagctgctttttgctttgcaaaatgctttatggcaaaaatgtttcaggaagGATTTATTGATGCACAAGAGAgatgttagtttttttttgtttacaaattatttgccaaagataaagcaaaaaatgttaCCAGTTGCTACCTGTATTAATGTTGTAAAACAAGGGCTAACAGTGAGAACATGGCAAGAAAATTAGGAATACTTTAGAGAATGCAAAGGTGAACTCTGGCCATCCAtcataaaattaagaaatccCTTAGTCCCTTGTTcattgcagtgctgtgctgcaagcCCAAAAAGTGCCTTGGCAGATCCTGTACTAACTGCCTTTCTGATCTGATACAGACTGCAAGGTCtgtttgtaaaaagaaattattttgctattgctttaaaaggaaaaaacgGCCTCTCCCTGCAAGCAGGAGGTTGGTACCTCGCAGCCAAGATGTTCTCTCTACAAGAACAGTGGCCACGGCTTCCCTACCGCGGCACGGCGCAGATCTTGTAGGGATGGGGTGCCAGCGTTATGCCCAACTTGAACTGGAGGCTGAGGGTGGTGTCCGGCGGAGCCTGGATGGTGAATTTCTGGAGCAGCGttgtgaagaagaggaagagctcGGTGCGCGCCAGCAGCTCGCCCAGGCAGGCACGCTTCCCTGCGGAGACAGCCACCCACCGCGCCTTCAGCCTTTGCTGGCTGCCGCGTTGGTTTCTCTGCGAAAAAGCCTTGGCACCCGCCCCCTGCAGGAGCATCACCCAGCCCACACCGCCTTGCCCACGTCACGCTTCAAAGACCAGTTTTGCACCCAAACTGAGCTTCCCAAGGTGTTACAGCacgggctgcccccagcctgggTGACTTGCTGTCTCCATCGTGCAGCTGGAAGACCCAGTCCAGTGATTCAGTACAGAAGCACCCAAATCCAGCAAATCTTACCTAAAGAAAATGGCATAAAAGCCTCCCTTTTCTGGAACTGACCATCCTTCAGGAAATGCTCAGGGTTAAAAGTGTTTGGGGTTTCCCACTCCTCCTTGTCGAACATCACAGAGGTTAAATTTGGGATCATAATAGTGCCCTGaggtgagaaaagaaaaccactttGCACCTTCCCTGCCACTGCCAACAGGAGGTGGATTTTTATCCTCCTTTCTTGCCATGAAGAGCATTCGTAGTCAAAGCTGGTGCGAGTATTTGTTAACTCCCAACACGTGGCTGGTTTTTCCTACTATGCTGGAGGTGTGGTGATTATATACCCACAATTTGCTGTCAtcagcagtatttttatttgctgcaaCCACAGGCCAAAGTTCATCCAAACCACAGCTGTGTGATAAGGGATCCGTGCCTGAGTGGTGCGCGCAGGGGCCTTGCCCCACAGCGTTCAGCCTGGGTGTGCACGATTCACCGCTCTCGAGAATGGTGTTTGGACAGAAAAATCCCCCACGTGATCGCTAGGAGTGAGCTCTGGAAGGGGCAGGGATGCTGCGGGTTGGTCCCTCCTGCGTGCGGGTGAGTGACCCGGCCCCTGAAACATGCCTGGGAAGCGGAGTCTCCTCCTTGCACCTTGGTGCTCAGAAGTGGGGTTACCTTGGGCACACAGAAGCCGGCCACGACCGTGTCCTTCACTGTCAGTCTGGGCACGTTGAAAGGGATGAtgttgcttttcctctgcacttcgTGGATGACAGCGTTGGTGTACGGCATCTTGTTCCTGTCCTCCAGGGCTGGCTGCCGCGACTGCCCGATGACTGCATCGATCTCGGCCTGCACACGGGCTGTTTGGAAAGAGCAAGGGTCAGCCAAGGTGtagcaaaaacataaaaaaccCCGGGGACAATGCAGGGTGTTTGCCGTGAGGGTCCCCGAAGGACCAGCCCAGGTCAGTCATGGAGCACCAGGGgactcctgaaaaaaaaaactgtttgtaCCTTGTTTGTGTGAGTGCAGGGGgattcctgttttttctctcaaagagagTCTCCTACAGAGCTTTGAGAgctaaaacaagcaaatgtaCTGCCCCGTTGCTAACTGTACCTTGAATTTCGGGATACATGGCCATATAGAGCAGAGCCCAGCGGAGAGTAGTGGAGGTGGTCTCAGTCCCGGCAAACAGCAGGTCGAGTGTGCACGCCACCAGATTTTCCTGATGCAAATTGCTGCCGTTGGGCTTCACAGAAAGGTGTGTTAGTGCTGCACGAACAGCGAGGACTTCCCCGTCCTGCCTGCGCCACGTCAGCCCCAAGCCCCCTGTAGCCCCATCCCACCGATGGGTGCCCCAAACTCAGTGTCCATCCTAAGCACATCAATGGCAACCCCGGCAGCTCAGGTGGAGAATTTGGGCTTGTTTCTTGTCCCTCCTGACTTCTAATCCCCACTGCAGAAGGGTTTGCTCTGCTTGCTGACCTTGGCCATCTCCTCCAGGTAGCTGTCGATGAAGTCCCGGCTCTCTGAGGGGTTCCAGTCCTCTTTGTGTTTGTTGATCTTCTCAATCACAAAACTTTTCATCAGCTTCcagtttctaaaaatgttttggtggGATCCAGGCAGGTACTTTACTATTGTGGGGAAAAAGTTGTACAGCTTtggacacaaaagaaaaaaaagcaaattgaatAAAGGGCTGAAAAAGCAGTTCTGTTACCAAAACTTGAGAAGCTTGCACTGACACACTTGCTACATTGCTGGAGTAGATGGAAATAACTTAGCTCCAGGAAAGCATTACAAAAAATTGGTGTGTCTGTTGTGAGAGTGACTAGTGCATTACTTGGAGTCACAGCGGGGAGGCTGGCCGCCAGTCGGCAGGGAAGGTGATGCTGGGTGACAGAGATCAAGGTGAGCATTGCACTGTTTGAAAATCAGGCAGGAAGAAATGACAGGTGAATCTACACGGTGCAATGGAATGGGGAATGACAATGAATTGGCACCCTTTGTGTTTCTCTGTCCCATAACCTCTCGCAGAAACCTGCCCAAACCCTCTGCTGTATCCAGCTCCTTCCCAAAGCATGTGAAAATTAGCTGGGGGTAGCTCGGCTCTGTCATCTGTGGGGCCTGCAGCTTCACCAGGATGCCTCCAGGGAGCGAGAGGGGCCACAGAGCTGTAGGAACCACCACGGAAGACCTCCTGGTCCCAGAGCAAAGAAGAACATCTGGACTTGGCCTACCCTCTACGTTCAGTGATGAAAAGGCTGTAAGTTTTGAGGTTGACTCCAGAGAAGCAACCATGGCCTTGCAAAACTGCAAGCTGTCTGTGCTGGTGGCAGGAGGGCTGTACCTGGCTCATAATGGTCCCATGGAGTCTAACGGTGTCTTCCATCAGCTGCAGCAATTTTTGGAATTTCTCATCGTGGTACTCAAACCGATTGCCAAAGATGATGGAGCAGATGACATTTGAAACAGCATTATTGATTTTAAAGTGAGGGTTGAAGGGATTccctggagaaggaaaagggaacGTTCAATTCTCTTCCAGTCTccacagaaaaggaggaaaaggaaacacagtCATCAGGGGTAAAATATTCCACGAGTAGAAGTGAAGTGAGTGGCCCCTGCTGGGCACCCTACTGGAGATTGGAGATGTTTGTTTGGAAAGGAAGGTTGGAAATGCCTGCAGAAGAGCAAATGCCATTTGGATGAATTGGAGACATTGGTGCTTACAGGCACACGAGATTTTTTAGATATTGCAACGGAACAGTAAGCCAAAGGTGGGCTTTGGGCACTACCTCGCTGCAGTCATCAGTTAATTGGAGGGCAAAACACTCCTGGAACGAAGCTGGGATGCTGGCCGGGCGCTGGCATTGGGTGTGAGAGGAGGTATTTTCAGCAGGCATTAGCATGCAGTGAGTCATGGGGGAAATTATAACGGGCCAGACTGGTTTCTGTGGGACGTGGTCCtcaccctgctcctccctgAACACGTCGGCGAGGAATCTGCACTCCTCCTGTATCcgctcctccagcctcctcttccccaggccaaAGTTTCGGAAGGTGGTCAAGGTGAACCTCCTCTGATGCTTCCACAGCTGCCCGTTGGAGGAGATCAGCCCTGGCAGATACATCCCACTGTGAGCGAAGGCAGGTGCCCTCCCCAGGGGGAAGAAGTGTGAGGGCTCTGCCTTTCCCAAGGAGGAGCAGGAcctctgccccttcctcctGGGCTTCACCCGTGCCAATGGCTGTGCTTGGCATGAGTGCCAAACCACGGTgctgccccccagcctccttcctGGGCATGTCTGCAGGGTCAGCGCTGTGACTAGGGTCAGACGTGTCCCCAGTGGTAACTCACCCAATCTGCTGAAGATCTCTGCGTCAATAGGCACTTCAGGGCGATCCAAGAAGTTGTCTCCCTGGGTTACAAGGACTTCCTTGACCAGCTGCAGCCCACTTACGATCACAGACCTCTGTCTGCCAATTTCCATGCTGAAGATGTTCCCATATTTGTCGATAAGCTGGGAAAAGGGTAAATAAGTAAAAGGGGATTCATTCACAAAGAATTTGTCTGTTGGGACAGGGACAGCCCTGGTGTCCTGCACCCCCAGGGAAGGACAGGCAGATTTGCAATGCAAATAGGGGAAGCTAAGcttgggagaggagaggggatggTTGCACAAGCGTTGGCTTGATTGCATGTGATCTCTCTTTTCCTCACTTCCTGAATCAGTGCTCAGGAGTTGgtgtacatttaaaataaaccaagtAAAACTCTCCAGGTTGCATTTTCCAGGCCTTGCAAGCCTCACCTGAGTTAAACAACTCTTGTTTAACGCCCTCCCCAAAGCCCTTCTGCTCCTATCAGATGCAACTGCAGCCACAGTTGGACCTGTGGCATTGTGCCATGCCCTTTGCCCGTTGTCTCGCTCCTTATACCTGGGCAAACTTCATCCATGTCGCTGCCGATCACGAGCCAAGCTCCTGCCCCCTCTGGGTGAGCCCTCCGAGTCCTCGTGGGCTGTGGGGCttggttgggttgggttgggttaGGTTGACCCCCTTGCAATGCTGTGAACCCCCCCTTACCTTCTGCATTGTGGCTTGAGGGTCTCTGAGGTTCAGAAATTGCATGTTTCCcatgaaggggaaggaaaaggggctCGGGGGGAAATCCTTGGGCTTTCTCCTCTTCATGTAGTCAGCGACGAGCAGGAAGAcgaagaggaagatgaagagcaTCTGGAAGGAGATGCTATCCCAGAGGAGGCGCAGCATGGGTGGCGGTGAGGCTCGGCacgtggcagggcagggaaggtgTGCGGGTGCAGCGGGGGGCACGCAGAGCCGTGCAgtgaggctggggctggcctgGCCTCCAGGCAGCCTTCGGACTCCTGCTCCCTCGGGTTTCGTGAGGCCTATTTGATTAAATCCCTTCCTGAGCCAACTCACACATCAACTCTGATCCCATTAAAAATAACCCACAAAACAGCAATTCCCgttcccctctctcctcccacctccccacTGCTGCCTCACAAAACCCCAGCGatcagcctcctcctgcagagcacagaaacgAACCTTGCAGGGCAGGGATTAAACCCTCACGGCACCACCGCCGTGCCCTCACCGTGATGGTCCCGGCCCCTGCCCAAGCACCTCTCGCTGTCCTCGCTCGCGGCGACTGCCTCTCGGGTACTCACAGCCCCAGAGCGAGCCGGGTTCAGCTGGGATGTACGAGATAAGGTTGCACAAACCCTTGACAAGCTCTCTGACTCACGGGGCGAGGGTTCGTCTCTGCGGGGTGGTGAGGGCAGGACGTAAATACGTCTGGACTCTGAAGCGGCTCCTAGGAATGGTCATGTCCTGCCCCGGCGGTGACActggccctgctcccagcccgcagacttcccttccccctgcttTTGCTAATGAGGCCGGGTCCCGCTGCCAT
Proteins encoded in this region:
- the LOC118243378 gene encoding cytochrome P450 2J2-like; amino-acid sequence: MLRLLWDSISFQMLFIFLFVFLLVADYMKRRKPKDFPPSPFSFPFMGNMQFLNLRDPQATMQKLIDKYGNIFSMEIGRQRSVIVSGLQLVKEVLVTQGDNFLDRPEVPIDAEIFSRLGLISSNGQLWKHQRRFTLTTFRNFGLGKRRLEERIQEECRFLADVFREEQGNPFNPHFKINNAVSNVICSIIFGNRFEYHDEKFQKLLQLMEDTVRLHGTIMSQLYNFFPTIVKYLPGSHQNIFRNWKLMKSFVIEKINKHKEDWNPSESRDFIDSYLEEMAKPNGSNLHQENLVACTLDLLFAGTETTSTTLRWALLYMAMYPEIQARVQAEIDAVIGQSRQPALEDRNKMPYTNAVIHEVQRKSNIIPFNVPRLTVKDTVVAGFCVPKGTIMIPNLTSVMFDKEEWETPNTFNPEHFLKDGQFQKREAFMPFSLGKRACLGELLARTELFLFFTTLLQKFTIQAPPDTTLSLQFKLGITLAPHPYKICAVPR